Proteins from one Pseudomonadota bacterium genomic window:
- the argB gene encoding acetylglutamate kinase, with product MEKLIQKAKTLIESLPFIRTFYGKTFVIKYGGHAMVDEQLRSSFAEDVVLLKFIGINPVIVHGGGPQIGEVLRKMGIESSFVQGMRVTDQETMDVVEMVLVGKVNKMIVNFINRHGGKAVGLSGKDGNLLEAEKFLMYDTPQADRPPEIIDVGKVGVVRRVNPEVLGSLDNTGFIPVIAPVGVDETGETYNINADLVAGSVAAALQAEKLILLTDVPGVLDKNGELLSSLPHEEVQTMVAGGEIIGGMLPKINCCLDAMRGGVRKTHIVDGRLPHCLLLEIFTEKGVGTEILF from the coding sequence ATGGAGAAATTGATCCAGAAAGCCAAGACTCTGATTGAATCCCTGCCGTTTATCCGCACCTTTTACGGTAAAACGTTTGTGATTAAATACGGTGGCCATGCCATGGTGGATGAGCAGCTGCGCTCATCATTTGCCGAAGATGTGGTACTGCTTAAATTTATTGGTATCAACCCGGTTATTGTGCATGGTGGCGGCCCGCAGATAGGCGAAGTCCTGAGGAAAATGGGTATAGAAAGTTCATTTGTCCAGGGGATGCGGGTGACCGACCAGGAAACCATGGATGTGGTGGAAATGGTTCTGGTGGGGAAAGTCAACAAGATGATCGTCAATTTTATCAACCGGCATGGTGGTAAAGCGGTGGGCCTCAGTGGCAAGGATGGCAACCTGCTGGAAGCGGAAAAGTTTTTGATGTACGACACTCCCCAGGCTGATCGGCCCCCGGAGATTATTGACGTGGGTAAGGTCGGGGTCGTCAGAAGGGTTAATCCTGAAGTTCTCGGTTCCCTGGATAATACCGGTTTTATCCCGGTTATTGCGCCGGTAGGCGTTGATGAAACCGGCGAAACCTACAATATTAATGCTGATCTGGTGGCTGGATCAGTGGCAGCCGCTCTGCAGGCTGAAAAATTGATTCTGCTGACGGATGTTCCCGGTGTCCTGGATAAAAATGGGGAACTCTTGTCTTCACTACCACATGAAGAGGTCCAAACCATGGTTGCCGGCGGCGAGATCATCGGGGGAATGCTGCCGAAAATTAACTGTTGTCTGGATGCCATGCGAGGTGGGGTAAGAAAGACCCATATTGTCGACGGACGTCTGCCCCATTGCCTGCTGCTGGAAATTTTCACCGAAAAAGGGGTGGGGACGGAAATCCTTTTCTGA
- the hslU gene encoding ATP-dependent protease ATPase subunit HslU, translated as MSTLTPREIVVELDKYVVGQDDAKRAVAIALRNRWRRQQVPGDLRDEIAPKNIIMIGPTGVGKTEIARRLAKLARSPFIKVEASKFTEVGYVGRDVESMIRDLTELAVTMVKVEEAENVRGKARKGAEDRLLDILLPPVQSPPDSKPAGSDDDSEIKTPEVIVLPPEAEPQKKTREKLRGLFRSGKLDERLVDIEITERSTPVVEIFSAAGMEEMDINLRDMFENIMPQKTRKKKMKVPEAYEFLVEQEAQRMVDMEKVVTEAKRRVAQHGIVFLDEIDKVVGRESSSGPDVSREGVQRDLLPIVEGSSVNTKYGIIKTDHILFVAAGAFHGVKPADLIPELQGRFPIRVELDSLEKEDFVRILKEPRNALITQYVELMKTEDVRLEIAADAIEEIAEIACYVNENHENIGARRLHTILERLLDEVSFNASEMKGVKVSIDAKEVKRKLEDVVEDEDLSRYIL; from the coding sequence ATGTCAACGTTAACCCCCCGTGAAATTGTCGTTGAGTTGGATAAATATGTGGTTGGCCAGGATGATGCCAAAAGGGCAGTGGCGATAGCCCTGCGTAATCGTTGGCGCCGCCAGCAGGTCCCGGGAGATCTGCGTGATGAAATAGCCCCAAAGAATATTATCATGATCGGGCCCACCGGAGTCGGTAAAACTGAAATTGCCCGCCGGTTGGCAAAACTGGCCCGTTCACCATTTATAAAAGTTGAGGCTTCCAAGTTTACTGAAGTTGGTTATGTGGGCCGTGATGTGGAATCCATGATCCGGGATTTAACTGAACTGGCAGTCACGATGGTTAAAGTCGAGGAGGCTGAAAATGTCCGGGGCAAGGCCCGGAAGGGTGCCGAAGATCGTCTCCTGGATATCCTCCTGCCGCCGGTGCAATCACCTCCTGATTCTAAACCCGCGGGCAGTGACGATGATAGTGAAATTAAAACTCCTGAAGTGATTGTTCTGCCGCCGGAAGCTGAACCACAGAAAAAGACCCGGGAAAAACTGCGGGGCCTTTTCCGCTCCGGTAAACTGGATGAACGCCTGGTGGACATAGAAATAACTGAGCGTTCGACGCCGGTGGTGGAAATTTTTTCTGCTGCCGGGATGGAGGAAATGGATATTAATCTGCGCGATATGTTTGAAAATATCATGCCGCAGAAAACCCGGAAGAAAAAGATGAAGGTCCCCGAGGCTTATGAATTCCTGGTGGAACAGGAAGCCCAGCGGATGGTTGATATGGAGAAGGTGGTGACCGAAGCCAAACGGCGGGTGGCCCAGCATGGAATTGTTTTCCTCGATGAGATAGACAAGGTGGTTGGCCGGGAAAGCAGTTCCGGTCCCGATGTTTCCCGTGAGGGAGTCCAGCGGGATTTATTACCCATCGTCGAAGGTTCATCGGTAAATACCAAGTACGGGATTATTAAAACCGATCATATTCTTTTCGTGGCCGCCGGAGCTTTCCACGGGGTTAAGCCTGCTGATTTGATTCCTGAGTTGCAGGGTCGTTTCCCGATCCGGGTGGAACTGGATTCTCTGGAAAAGGAGGATTTTGTCAGAATTCTTAAAGAACCGCGCAATGCTCTGATTACCCAGTACGTGGAATTAATGAAAACCGAAGATGTGAGGCTGGAAATTGCCGCTGATGCCATTGAAGAAATTGCTGAAATTGCCTGTTATGTCAATGAAAACCATGAAAATATCGGTGCCCGGCGCCTGCATACCATCTTGGAACGTCTTCTGGATGAAGTATCGTTCAATGCCTCTGAAATGAAAGGCGTCAAGGTTTCTATCGATGCCAAGGAGGTTAAACGAAAGCTGGAAGATGTGGTTGAGGATGAAGACCTCAGCCGCTATATTTTATAA
- a CDS encoding SPFH domain-containing protein, protein MGTDNLIFLEVIEWFDDSGQELVHRIPEQGSGELKFGAQLIVRDSQAAVFFYQGKAYDAIGPGRHNLSTHNLPVLTKVLSLPWGFSSPFRAEVYFVNLKVFPNLKWGTRDPVAFKDSSLGLVRLRAFGVFNVQVIQPILFINRLVGTQGMYTTESIEEYLNRVIVSRFNDLLGEELDTILDLPGCYESLSEKLRQRLEDDFGRFGLGLTALYTNAITPPPEVQQAIDDRGRLSMFDDMNRLMQMKAAMAMEKMPESGGDAGSGMGVGLGLMMPAMFSNLMKPAGNESQVEASSPYHCPECHVPVAKDARFCPACGHQLLVISQCVHCGKNLPPNAKFCPRCGTPVEQKSAGIICPSCGTENLPEAHFCNQCGEKF, encoded by the coding sequence GTGGGAACTGACAATCTGATTTTTCTGGAAGTTATTGAGTGGTTTGATGATAGTGGCCAGGAGCTGGTCCATCGTATCCCTGAACAGGGATCGGGAGAGCTGAAGTTTGGGGCTCAGCTCATCGTTCGCGACAGCCAGGCCGCCGTCTTTTTCTACCAGGGCAAGGCCTATGACGCCATCGGTCCGGGAAGACATAACCTTTCAACCCATAACCTGCCGGTGTTGACCAAGGTTTTGAGCCTGCCCTGGGGTTTCAGCAGTCCATTTCGGGCTGAAGTTTACTTTGTTAACCTGAAAGTTTTTCCCAATCTGAAATGGGGTACCCGGGATCCGGTTGCCTTTAAGGATTCCAGCCTGGGGCTGGTGCGTCTGCGGGCGTTCGGAGTTTTCAATGTCCAGGTAATCCAGCCGATTCTGTTTATCAACCGGCTGGTGGGAACCCAGGGAATGTATACCACCGAGAGCATCGAGGAATATTTGAATCGGGTTATCGTCTCCAGATTTAATGACTTGTTGGGTGAGGAGTTGGATACTATCCTTGATCTGCCGGGATGTTATGAGTCCCTGTCAGAAAAACTGCGGCAGCGTCTTGAAGATGATTTCGGCCGTTTTGGTCTTGGTCTAACTGCTCTTTATACTAATGCCATCACGCCGCCTCCTGAAGTGCAGCAGGCTATTGATGACCGGGGGCGCTTGTCCATGTTCGATGATATGAATCGGCTGATGCAGATGAAGGCGGCCATGGCGATGGAAAAGATGCCCGAGTCCGGTGGTGATGCCGGTTCCGGGATGGGTGTTGGTCTGGGGTTGATGATGCCGGCCATGTTCAGCAACCTGATGAAACCTGCTGGAAATGAAAGCCAGGTTGAAGCATCATCACCGTATCACTGTCCTGAGTGCCATGTTCCGGTGGCAAAAGATGCTCGTTTCTGCCCTGCTTGCGGTCACCAGCTGCTGGTTATCAGCCAGTGTGTTCATTGCGGTAAAAACCTGCCGCCGAATGCCAAATTCTGTCCCCGGTGTGGAACCCCGGTGGAGCAGAAATCAGCAGGCATTATTTGTCCTTCCTGCGGCACGGAGAATCTTCCTGAGGCTCATTTTTGCAATCAGTGCGGTGAAAAATTCTAG
- the hslV gene encoding ATP-dependent protease subunit HslV translates to MFKGTTILAVRTGKELAIGGDGQVTMGDTVMKHGARKVRWLFDHQVLAGFAGSTADAFTLFERFEEKLNQFNGNLMRSAVEMAKDWRMDKMLRRLEALLIVGNEEHTLVLSGNGDVIEPDDHVVAIGSGAPYAEAAAKALIKHTELPATEIVKEALTIASTICIYTNNQFTIEKLVDGKEEK, encoded by the coding sequence ATGTTTAAAGGAACAACGATTCTTGCTGTTCGTACCGGCAAGGAACTGGCGATTGGTGGTGATGGCCAGGTCACCATGGGTGACACAGTGATGAAACACGGGGCCAGGAAAGTCCGCTGGCTTTTTGACCATCAGGTACTGGCTGGCTTTGCCGGCTCCACTGCCGATGCTTTTACTCTTTTTGAGCGCTTTGAGGAAAAATTGAACCAGTTTAACGGCAATCTGATGCGGTCAGCGGTGGAAATGGCCAAGGACTGGCGGATGGATAAGATGCTTCGTCGGCTGGAAGCGTTGCTGATTGTTGGCAATGAGGAGCATACTCTGGTATTGTCAGGAAATGGTGATGTCATTGAGCCGGATGATCATGTGGTGGCCATTGGTTCAGGCGCACCCTACGCCGAGGCGGCTGCCAAGGCTCTGATTAAGCACACCGAACTTCCAGCCACTGAAATAGTTAAAGAAGCTCTGACCATAGCTTCCACAATTTGTATCTATACTAATAACCAGTTTACCATTGAAAAATTGGTTGATGGTAAGGAGGAGAAATAA
- a CDS encoding septal ring lytic transglycosylase RlpA family protein gives ACSPVRNTYHVTKGTILTTCKAVDLAADLAGGTIKTTYRLGKFTFKVVSAPINWPLTHDLETIDGLSPKEAIRQGRVKNSPYTVYGHRYHPMSVKTAQSYREEGTASWYGNETSRQRGGHMTANGEAFNPWKPTAAHKLLPLPTHVRVTNLDNGRSMIVRVNDRGPFVKGRIIDLSAGASKKLGFYDRGTARVRVETVQLD, from the coding sequence GCCTGCAGCCCGGTGCGCAACACCTACCATGTCACCAAAGGGACCATCCTCACGACCTGCAAGGCGGTCGATCTGGCTGCTGATCTGGCCGGCGGAACAATCAAAACAACCTATCGGCTGGGGAAATTCACTTTCAAAGTGGTCAGCGCCCCCATCAACTGGCCTTTAACTCACGATCTGGAAACCATTGACGGCCTTTCCCCTAAAGAGGCTATTCGCCAGGGACGAGTAAAGAATTCGCCCTACACCGTTTATGGTCATCGTTATCATCCCATGTCAGTAAAAACTGCACAATCCTACCGTGAGGAAGGCACTGCTTCCTGGTACGGAAATGAAACTAGCCGGCAGCGGGGTGGACATATGACTGCCAACGGTGAAGCCTTTAATCCCTGGAAGCCCACTGCCGCCCATAAGCTGCTGCCTCTGCCTACCCATGTACGGGTTACCAACCTGGATAACGGTCGGTCAATGATTGTCCGGGTCAACGACCGGGGGCCATTTGTCAAAGGTCGGATCATTGATTTAAGCGCCGGCGCCAGTAAAAAACTGGGGTTTTATGATAGAGGAACCGCCCGGGTCCGGGTGGAAACCGTACAGCTGGATTAA
- a CDS encoding ABC-F family ATP-binding cassette domain-containing protein — protein MISISNLSKSYGSQLLFAGVNLRFDPGKRYGIVGGNGSGKSTFLRLLSGLETADQGDISLPGRVVVGAVNQDHFAFETIPILKVVLAGRPDLAAALTEKEELLQQKEPSAERLIEVEEIIAHHDGYQAESRIAAMLEGLGIPAEKHFQPMQVLSGGYKLRVLLAQCLFGEPDVLLLDEPTNHLDILSIRWLEEYLAAYQGVVLVVSHDRRFLNTISTHIVDIDYGTMKMYVGNYDRFLEAKEQEDVMRHQEAAKAEKRIGELQHFVTRFKGKATKARQAQSKVKQIERLEKNLEAPVYSSRAWPVISFSSRRPSGKTVLEVNGLSKSFGSLSVLDGVDFTVYRQDKIAIIGPNGVGKSTLLKILMGELEADAGSYEWGYETYPEYFSQDHHESIPANTTPYEFLYSVDPGASIGTIRGLLGNFLFSGDDVHKNTAALSGGEAARLLLARMVLQKPNVMVLDEPSNHLDMESIESFTRALENYDGSVLLVSHNRYLVDRVATRVLELKPQSMEMFDGSYREFLEKIGVDHLSSRVDLAGEKPAKVKSVPSYREAKEKKKAAAAKRQAYSRAVKPLQLKSRQLEGEISQLEDEITAIKNIFADPDYFQQTKAEEVWRQERKKQKLEAQLAGFYEEWEAANLEIETLKEEFGEAEGERRKAKG, from the coding sequence ATGATCAGTATCAGTAACCTGTCCAAGTCCTATGGCAGCCAGTTGCTTTTTGCCGGGGTTAATCTCCGTTTTGATCCGGGGAAACGCTACGGGATTGTCGGCGGTAACGGTTCCGGCAAATCCACCTTTCTGCGCCTCTTGAGTGGTTTGGAAACCGCCGATCAGGGCGATATCTCCCTGCCCGGCAGGGTAGTTGTCGGCGCTGTCAATCAGGATCATTTTGCTTTTGAGACCATACCGATCCTGAAAGTGGTGTTGGCCGGCCGCCCCGATCTGGCCGCCGCCCTGACTGAAAAAGAAGAGTTGCTGCAGCAGAAAGAACCCTCAGCTGAGCGCCTGATTGAAGTGGAGGAAATTATTGCCCACCATGACGGTTACCAGGCCGAAAGCCGGATTGCCGCCATGCTTGAAGGCCTGGGGATCCCGGCTGAAAAACACTTTCAGCCAATGCAGGTTTTGTCCGGGGGCTATAAACTGCGGGTGCTGCTGGCCCAGTGTCTTTTCGGTGAACCTGATGTTCTCCTGCTGGATGAGCCTACCAACCATCTGGATATTCTTTCCATTCGCTGGCTGGAAGAATACCTGGCCGCATACCAGGGAGTGGTGTTGGTGGTTTCCCACGATCGGCGGTTCCTCAATACGATCAGTACGCACATTGTTGATATTGATTATGGAACCATGAAAATGTATGTGGGAAATTACGACCGTTTCCTGGAAGCCAAGGAGCAGGAGGATGTCATGCGGCACCAGGAAGCCGCCAAGGCGGAAAAGCGCATCGGCGAGCTGCAGCATTTTGTTACCCGGTTCAAGGGCAAGGCCACCAAGGCCCGCCAGGCCCAGAGCAAAGTCAAGCAGATTGAGCGGCTGGAAAAAAATCTTGAGGCGCCGGTCTACAGTTCCCGGGCCTGGCCGGTTATTTCCTTCAGCAGCCGGCGGCCATCGGGTAAGACAGTTTTGGAAGTCAATGGACTCAGCAAATCATTTGGTAGCTTATCGGTGCTTGACGGGGTTGATTTCACCGTTTATCGCCAGGATAAAATTGCCATTATCGGTCCAAACGGGGTGGGGAAATCAACCTTGTTGAAAATCCTGATGGGCGAACTGGAAGCGGATGCCGGTTCATATGAATGGGGTTATGAAACCTATCCGGAGTATTTTTCCCAGGATCATCATGAATCCATCCCGGCCAATACAACTCCCTACGAGTTCCTTTACAGCGTTGATCCCGGGGCATCCATCGGTACCATCAGGGGGTTGTTGGGCAATTTCCTTTTTTCCGGTGACGATGTGCATAAAAATACCGCCGCCCTTTCCGGCGGTGAAGCTGCCCGCCTGCTGTTGGCCAGGATGGTGCTGCAGAAGCCGAATGTGATGGTCCTTGATGAGCCCAGTAACCACCTGGATATGGAATCCATCGAATCTTTTACCCGGGCGCTGGAAAATTATGATGGCAGCGTCCTGTTGGTCAGCCATAATCGTTATCTGGTCGATCGGGTAGCCACCAGGGTGTTGGAGCTAAAACCCCAAAGCATGGAAATGTTTGATGGCAGTTATCGGGAATTCCTGGAAAAAATTGGGGTTGATCACCTGTCCTCCCGAGTTGACCTGGCCGGCGAAAAACCGGCGAAGGTAAAGTCGGTTCCAAGCTATCGTGAGGCTAAAGAGAAAAAGAAAGCCGCCGCGGCCAAACGTCAGGCCTACAGCCGGGCGGTTAAACCTTTGCAGTTGAAAAGCCGCCAACTGGAAGGGGAAATTTCCCAGCTTGAAGATGAAATTACCGCGATTAAAAATATTTTTGCCGACCCTGATTATTTTCAGCAGACAAAGGCGGAGGAAGTGTGGCGGCAGGAAAGAAAGAAACAGAAACTAGAGGCGCAGTTGGCCGGTTTTTATGAGGAGTGGGAGGCTGCCAACCTGGAGATTGAGACCCTGAAGGAAGAATTTGGGGAGGCGGAAGGCGAAAGGCGAAAGGCTAAAGG
- a CDS encoding class I SAM-dependent RNA methyltransferase yields MSIFSQSGTLLIPCAKGIPPFLAAELKNLGFPLIAESVASVSTRGTLTDAMRLNLHCRTGQRVLFQLESWKCPTQDELFSRLSRICWEKYIPVDEYLSVTSVVDHPSVRDRRFINQKTKDVIVDRIRRLLGRRPDSGPRRHGVVVHAFWKQNHCSIYLDTSGESLARRGYRQEGGQAPLQETLAAAVVQEVAWDGIGSFLNPMCGSGTLATEAALKKLDIPPGLRRRNYAFMHLGEFPRDVWQSLLQEAGKQVKQKLAGRIIATDSNPAVVKMARNNARRAGVESLIEFGVGDFAQIPVPAGGGVVVLNPEYGERLGELEALNATYRRIGDFFKQRCAGFRGFILTGNRELAKKVGLKASRKIPLYNGPIECRLLKYEIYTGSQRKNA; encoded by the coding sequence ATGTCCATTTTTTCCCAGTCCGGCACTTTGCTCATTCCCTGTGCTAAAGGTATTCCACCGTTTTTAGCCGCGGAGTTGAAGAACCTGGGGTTTCCGCTTATTGCTGAATCAGTGGCCAGTGTTTCAACCAGGGGCACTCTGACTGATGCCATGCGCCTTAATCTTCATTGTCGTACCGGCCAGCGGGTCCTCTTTCAGCTCGAATCCTGGAAATGTCCAACCCAGGACGAGCTTTTTTCACGTCTTTCCCGTATTTGCTGGGAGAAATATATTCCCGTCGATGAATATCTCTCGGTTACCTCGGTGGTGGATCATCCTTCCGTTCGTGACCGGCGTTTTATCAACCAGAAAACCAAGGATGTTATTGTTGACCGCATCCGCCGGTTGCTGGGGCGCCGTCCTGATTCCGGTCCCCGGCGGCATGGGGTGGTTGTCCATGCTTTCTGGAAGCAGAACCATTGCAGTATTTATCTGGATACTTCCGGCGAATCCCTGGCGCGCCGTGGTTATCGTCAGGAAGGTGGTCAGGCACCACTACAGGAGACCCTGGCGGCGGCAGTGGTTCAGGAAGTTGCCTGGGATGGGATCGGTTCTTTCTTAAATCCCATGTGTGGCAGTGGGACATTGGCCACCGAAGCGGCATTAAAAAAGCTCGATATTCCACCGGGACTGCGTCGCCGTAATTATGCCTTCATGCATCTGGGTGAATTTCCCCGGGATGTCTGGCAAAGCTTGTTGCAGGAAGCCGGAAAACAGGTGAAACAGAAATTAGCTGGTCGCATCATTGCCACAGACAGTAATCCGGCGGTGGTGAAAATGGCCAGGAACAATGCCAGGCGGGCTGGTGTTGAGTCTCTGATTGAATTCGGGGTGGGTGACTTTGCCCAAATTCCGGTTCCGGCTGGTGGCGGGGTTGTGGTTCTCAACCCGGAATATGGTGAACGCTTGGGAGAGTTGGAAGCATTGAATGCTACCTACCGGCGCATCGGTGATTTTTTCAAACAGAGATGTGCCGGCTTCCGGGGTTTTATCCTTACCGGCAACCGGGAGCTGGCTAAAAAAGTGGGCCTGAAAGCCTCCCGAAAGATTCCATTGTATAACGGACCAATCGAGTGCCGCTTGCTGAAGTATGAAATATATACCGGCAGCCAGCGGAAAAACGCTTGA
- a CDS encoding tRNA (cytidine(34)-2'-O)-methyltransferase, which produces MKAENLPEKSPGPFHIVLVEPEIPPNTGNIARLCAATGTILHLVGKLGFSLDDRQLKRAGLDYWPAVDVRQWKTLAEMQQAHPEGRYWYTSKKAQKSYIEADFKPGDFLVFGKETMGLPESLLAGQARWTIRIPMIEGVVRSLNLSTAAGIILYEAGRQVGWA; this is translated from the coding sequence ATGAAAGCTGAAAACCTCCCGGAAAAATCTCCCGGACCATTTCATATTGTCCTGGTGGAACCTGAAATACCCCCAAATACCGGTAACATCGCCCGCTTGTGTGCCGCCACCGGCACCATTCTGCACCTGGTTGGCAAACTGGGATTTTCCCTTGATGATCGGCAATTAAAACGGGCCGGGCTGGACTATTGGCCGGCTGTAGATGTCAGACAATGGAAGACGCTGGCAGAAATGCAGCAAGCTCATCCCGAAGGGCGGTATTGGTACACCTCCAAAAAGGCGCAAAAAAGCTATATCGAAGCGGATTTCAAACCAGGGGACTTCCTGGTTTTCGGCAAAGAAACCATGGGCCTGCCGGAATCACTGCTGGCAGGCCAGGCAAGGTGGACTATCAGGATACCGATGATCGAAGGAGTGGTCCGTAGTTTAAATCTCTCTACCGCCGCCGGTATTATCCTCTACGAAGCCGGAAGACAGGTCGGCTGGGCATAA